Proteins encoded by one window of Pseudomonas sp. PSKL.D1:
- the kdpB gene encoding potassium-transporting ATPase subunit KdpB, whose protein sequence is MNMPIPEVKAPHGAKDQTHFAALWRPALVQAFVKLDPRQLKRSPVMLVVALTAVLTTLLCFAPGSGVSTGVAVQIAVWLWFTVLFANFAEALAEGRGKARADSLKAGSQGLMAMRRTASGGFEKVLASQLRKDDVVKVVAGELIPGDGEVLEGIAAVNEAAITGESAPVIRESGGDRSAVTGNTRLVSDWLLIRITTNPGESTLDRMIALVEGAKRQKTPNEIALDILLVGLTLIFLIVVVTLQPFARFAGGELPLIFLAALLVTLIPTTIGGLLSAIGIAGMDRLVRLNVIARSGRAVEAAGDVHTLMLDKTGTITFGNRRCSALHAAPGVTAKELGEGALLASLADDTAEGKSIVEYLRQLHDFAEPAAGQYDAIAFSAETRLSGIDLQQHRYRKGAVDAVLAFVGMQRLDMPQALAREVERIAQSGGTPLLVCVDKRLLGVIHLKDVVKPGIRERFAELRKLGIRTVMVTGDNPLTAAAIAAEAGVDDVLAEATPEKKLARIRQEQNDGRLVAMCGDGANDAPALAQADVGMAMNDGTQAAREAANMVDLDSDPTKLLDVVQVGKELLVTRGALTTFSIANDVAKYFAILPALFAAIYPQLGVLNLMQLASPQSAILSAIVFNALIIIVLIPLALRGVRVQAASAAHLLRRNLLIYGVGGIIVPFAGIKLIDLLLNALHLV, encoded by the coding sequence ATGAACATGCCCATTCCTGAAGTAAAGGCCCCGCATGGCGCCAAGGACCAGACCCACTTCGCCGCACTCTGGCGCCCGGCGCTGGTACAGGCCTTCGTCAAGCTCGACCCGCGTCAGCTCAAGCGCTCGCCGGTGATGCTGGTGGTTGCCCTGACCGCCGTCCTCACCACGCTGTTGTGCTTTGCCCCCGGCAGCGGTGTAAGCACCGGTGTTGCCGTGCAGATTGCCGTGTGGCTGTGGTTCACCGTGCTGTTCGCCAACTTCGCCGAAGCCCTCGCTGAAGGCCGCGGCAAGGCCCGCGCCGACAGCCTTAAAGCAGGCAGCCAAGGGCTGATGGCCATGCGTCGCACTGCGTCGGGCGGCTTCGAGAAAGTGCTCGCCAGCCAGCTGCGTAAGGACGACGTGGTCAAAGTGGTCGCCGGTGAGCTGATTCCCGGTGACGGCGAAGTGCTCGAAGGCATCGCGGCGGTTAACGAGGCGGCGATTACCGGGGAGTCCGCACCGGTAATCCGCGAGTCCGGCGGCGACCGCTCGGCCGTCACTGGCAACACTCGCCTGGTGTCCGACTGGTTGTTGATTCGCATCACGACCAACCCGGGCGAATCGACCCTGGACCGCATGATCGCCCTGGTCGAAGGCGCCAAGCGCCAGAAAACCCCCAACGAAATTGCCCTCGACATCCTGCTGGTCGGCCTGACCCTGATCTTCCTGATCGTGGTGGTGACCCTGCAGCCGTTCGCCCGCTTTGCCGGTGGCGAGCTGCCATTGATCTTCCTCGCCGCCCTGTTGGTAACGCTGATCCCCACCACCATCGGCGGCCTGCTGTCGGCCATCGGCATCGCCGGTATGGACCGCCTGGTGCGGCTGAACGTGATCGCACGTTCTGGCCGCGCCGTGGAAGCGGCCGGGGACGTGCACACGTTGATGCTCGACAAGACCGGCACCATCACCTTCGGCAACCGCCGTTGCAGCGCCCTGCATGCCGCGCCTGGCGTAACGGCCAAGGAACTGGGGGAGGGTGCGTTACTGGCCTCGCTGGCCGATGACACCGCCGAAGGCAAGTCGATCGTCGAGTACCTGCGCCAGTTGCACGACTTCGCCGAGCCGGCTGCCGGGCAGTACGACGCCATCGCCTTCAGCGCCGAAACACGCCTGTCGGGTATCGACCTGCAGCAGCACCGCTACCGCAAGGGCGCCGTCGATGCCGTGCTGGCCTTCGTCGGCATGCAACGCCTGGACATGCCGCAGGCCCTGGCTCGGGAAGTGGAGCGCATTGCCCAAAGCGGTGGCACGCCGCTGCTGGTGTGCGTCGACAAGCGCCTGCTTGGCGTGATTCACCTCAAAGATGTGGTCAAGCCGGGCATCCGCGAGCGCTTCGCCGAACTGCGCAAGCTGGGTATCCGCACCGTGATGGTGACCGGCGACAACCCGCTCACCGCCGCAGCGATTGCTGCCGAAGCGGGTGTCGATGACGTGCTGGCCGAAGCCACGCCAGAGAAGAAACTGGCGCGCATCCGCCAGGAGCAGAACGACGGCCGCCTGGTGGCCATGTGCGGCGACGGCGCCAACGACGCACCGGCACTGGCCCAGGCAGACGTGGGCATGGCCATGAACGATGGCACCCAGGCCGCGCGCGAGGCGGCCAACATGGTCGACCTGGACAGCGACCCCACCAAGCTGCTGGATGTGGTGCAGGTGGGCAAGGAGCTGCTGGTGACCCGAGGCGCGTTGACCACCTTCTCCATCGCCAACGACGTGGCCAAGTACTTCGCCATCCTGCCAGCGCTGTTCGCCGCCATCTACCCGCAACTGGGCGTGCTCAACCTGATGCAGCTGGCCAGCCCGCAGAGCGCGATCCTCTCGGCCATCGTGTTCAACGCGCTGATCATCATCGTGCTTATCCCGCTGGCGCTGCGCGGTGTGCGCGTGCAGGCGGCGAGCGCGGCGCACCTGTTGCGGCGCAACCTGCTGATCTACGGCGTGGGCGGCATCATTGTGCCGTTTGCCGGGATCAAGCTGATTGACCTGTTGCTGAACGCATTGCACCTGGTTTGA